The Amblyomma americanum isolate KBUSLIRL-KWMA chromosome 6, ASM5285725v1, whole genome shotgun sequence genome has a window encoding:
- the LOC144094277 gene encoding histone H2B encodes MPPQPSGKAVKKAGKAQKNVRATDKKKKKRRRKESFSIYIYKVLKQVHPDTGVSSKAMSIMNSFVNDIFERIAAESSRLAHYNKRSTITSREIQTAVRLLLPGELAKHAVSEGTKAVTKYTSSK; translated from the coding sequence ATGCCCCCTCAACCGTCgggaaaggccgtgaagaaggccggaaaggcgcagaagaatgtgcgcgcaaccgacaagaagaagaagaagcgccgcaGGAAGGAGAGCTTCTCCATCTACATCTATAAGGTGCTCAAGCAGGTGCATCCGGACACTGGAGTATCCAGCAAGGCCATGTCCATCATGAACAGCTTCGTGAACGACATCTTCGAGCGCATCGCGGCCGAGTCCTCTCGCCTGGCCCACTACAACAAGCGCTCGACCATCACGAGCCGGGAGATCCAAACTGCGGTGCGTCTCTTGCTGCCTGGCGAGCTGGCCAAGCACGCCGTGTCCGAAGGCACCAAGGCTGTCACCAAGTACACCAGCTCCAAGTAG